The following coding sequences are from one Granulicella sp. L56 window:
- a CDS encoding glycoside hydrolase family 2 protein, which translates to MRNRLLVALVLSGCLYAFPSFLCAATAIDLDGAGWSFRTTLDATEHPVIVPHCWPVEKGYEKYIGHAIYERDFDAPALRKGQIVRLHFDAVYDVAQVWLNGKHLGTHEGGYTPFEFDVSGLLREGTNHLLVDVDNTPTLTSIPALAAGHPSTELRAGRATIVGWMPYGGIIRPVSLLISDAVYFRNLKVDAKPNLATGDATITVRATVHNGGIRPVPATIRGNVAGVAVVFRSVRVAANSDGEVTWSGKLAHAHLWSVRDPFLYDAELHLPGDEWKSHIGVREIRVQGTELLLNGRPVHLFGANRVSEDAKEGLRESDAIVERDMSDMLADNMRMMRIAHYPQAQSLLDFADRHGILLIPEAGNWNMSAWQMADPGIRSLWKQQMREMMEADWNHPSVIAWSVGNEYESYMKEGIAWTRDMRSYTLNLDPTRLITFASRYTSDPAVKSGSDEASQYSDFVSINVYGEYAKRFDRAHELYPNKPIFVTEFGRMGEPGLHDPERIRNIEDAVTAMKVRPWMIGGSLWTWNDYRSLIKGTPADGIRRWGVVNMEREHRDSWKAVQKMFATELP; encoded by the coding sequence ATGCGCAATCGTCTTCTTGTTGCCCTGGTGCTCAGTGGCTGTCTGTACGCTTTTCCTTCCTTTCTGTGCGCAGCTACGGCCATCGATCTCGATGGAGCCGGCTGGAGTTTTCGCACTACCCTCGACGCCACAGAGCATCCGGTAATAGTGCCTCACTGTTGGCCGGTAGAGAAGGGATATGAGAAGTACATCGGTCATGCGATCTACGAGCGTGACTTCGATGCACCTGCCCTCCGTAAAGGCCAGATAGTTCGGTTGCATTTCGACGCTGTGTACGACGTGGCACAGGTCTGGCTGAATGGGAAGCATCTTGGCACGCATGAAGGTGGGTATACGCCGTTTGAGTTTGACGTCAGCGGCTTGCTTCGAGAGGGAACGAATCATCTGCTCGTCGACGTCGACAACACTCCGACCCTGACCTCGATTCCTGCGCTTGCCGCTGGACATCCATCCACCGAACTGAGGGCGGGGCGCGCCACTATCGTAGGCTGGATGCCGTATGGCGGTATCATTCGGCCGGTTAGTCTGCTTATTAGCGATGCTGTCTACTTTCGGAATCTGAAGGTAGACGCGAAGCCTAACCTCGCTACAGGCGATGCAACGATCACCGTTCGGGCAACAGTTCATAACGGCGGTATCAGGCCAGTACCTGCGACGATTCGCGGCAACGTGGCCGGAGTCGCAGTTGTTTTTCGATCTGTGCGGGTCGCCGCTAACAGCGATGGCGAGGTAACCTGGAGCGGCAAACTTGCACATGCGCACCTTTGGAGTGTGCGCGATCCCTTCCTCTACGATGCAGAGCTTCATCTGCCTGGAGATGAATGGAAGTCGCACATTGGAGTGCGTGAGATTCGCGTGCAGGGAACGGAACTACTGCTCAATGGACGTCCTGTACATCTGTTTGGAGCTAATCGTGTCAGCGAAGATGCCAAGGAAGGTCTGCGCGAATCTGATGCCATCGTAGAACGCGACATGAGCGACATGCTGGCGGACAACATGCGCATGATGAGGATTGCCCACTATCCCCAGGCGCAATCGCTGCTCGACTTCGCGGATCGGCATGGCATCCTATTGATTCCGGAGGCTGGCAACTGGAACATGAGTGCCTGGCAGATGGCTGACCCGGGCATCCGTTCCCTGTGGAAGCAACAGATGCGCGAGATGATGGAGGCAGATTGGAACCATCCTTCTGTGATCGCATGGAGCGTTGGCAATGAATACGAGTCGTATATGAAAGAGGGTATCGCGTGGACGCGGGACATGCGTTCCTACACGTTGAACCTCGATCCGACGCGGCTGATTACCTTTGCTTCGCGCTATACCAGCGATCCAGCGGTAAAGAGTGGCAGCGATGAGGCGAGCCAATACTCCGATTTCGTCTCCATTAATGTGTACGGAGAATATGCGAAGCGCTTCGATCGTGCGCATGAGCTTTACCCAAACAAGCCGATCTTTGTGACTGAGTTTGGACGGATGGGTGAACCGGGGCTGCATGACCCGGAACGCATCCGCAATATTGAGGATGCTGTTACGGCTATGAAGGTCCGGCCATGGATGATCGGCGGTTCGCTGTGGACATGGAACGACTATCGCTCCCTGATCAAAGGAACGCCCGCCGACGGCATACGCCGGTGGGGCGTTGTAAACATGGAGAGAGAGCACAGAGATAGCTGGAAGGCCGTGCAAAAGATGTTCGCTACGGAGTTGCCGTAG
- a CDS encoding LacI family DNA-binding transcriptional regulator, producing MKSTFVPRLSDIAKRIGVSTAAVSIALNKSESTRVSAATRKKIVRIAAEMGYYPNELAKALAERRTRLLGLVVPLRDPIFFNRFIAQALSGIQSTLMRRGYNLLVFSPSGRPGRATRDQIMESRFTDGLILINTRSCTTKDAEEAIAELQTAQIKFVMINSYYGDASINYVGVDDIAIGTAAAEYLVEHGHTSIAFLSGLSTLPTHNHLVKGLRHGLAGHGLTLSAERIGCTQYDMGQAFTILDRWFRVKRNRPTAIFTADDQMLVYLYDYAEERGISLPQDLAVLSRGNSISGDHLRPIPTTLAIPTYRMGELATDLLIDSIEKPETRPQRILLPYELMRGKTA from the coding sequence ATGAAGAGCACGTTTGTGCCTAGATTGTCCGATATTGCGAAACGGATTGGCGTCTCCACTGCCGCCGTCTCGATCGCGTTGAATAAGTCGGAGTCAACACGCGTGAGTGCGGCAACGCGCAAGAAGATCGTTCGCATCGCCGCGGAGATGGGCTATTATCCCAATGAACTGGCCAAGGCGCTGGCCGAACGCCGCACCAGACTGCTCGGATTGGTGGTTCCGCTTCGCGATCCGATCTTCTTCAACCGATTCATAGCCCAGGCCTTGTCCGGCATTCAGAGCACCTTGATGCGTCGGGGCTATAACCTGCTTGTATTTTCGCCTTCGGGAAGACCGGGGCGGGCTACGCGCGATCAGATTATGGAGAGCCGCTTTACCGACGGCCTGATCCTCATTAACACCCGTTCCTGCACCACCAAGGATGCGGAGGAGGCGATCGCGGAGTTGCAGACCGCGCAGATCAAGTTCGTGATGATCAATTCCTATTATGGCGATGCCTCGATCAACTATGTCGGTGTGGACGACATCGCCATCGGCACGGCGGCGGCCGAGTACCTGGTTGAGCATGGTCACACCAGCATTGCGTTTCTCAGTGGATTGTCAACGCTGCCTACGCATAACCATCTCGTCAAGGGACTGCGCCATGGACTGGCCGGCCACGGACTTACGCTGAGTGCAGAACGGATTGGTTGTACGCAGTACGATATGGGACAGGCATTCACCATCCTGGACCGCTGGTTCCGCGTGAAGCGTAACCGTCCGACTGCCATCTTCACCGCAGACGATCAGATGCTGGTCTACCTCTATGACTACGCGGAAGAGCGGGGAATATCGTTGCCGCAGGATCTGGCGGTGCTCAGCCGCGGCAATTCGATCTCGGGTGATCACCTTCGTCCCATACCTACGACACTAGCGATCCCAACGTATCGCATGGGCGAACTCGCCACCGATCTACTGATTGATTCGATTGAGAAGCCAGAGACGCGACCACAGCGAATTCTTTTGCCGTATGAGCTGATGCGGGGAAAGACTGCTTGA
- a CDS encoding FAD-dependent oxidoreductase has protein sequence MSINRRGFMGRIALAAGALGPWTPKSLLADETSHPTLESASPAARQHHEHDPASSRKKGYIRPNTIQIVQQSYDLIVVGGGISGVCAAISAARNGMHVALVHERSMLGGNSSSEVRLYPEETCGFSTWVKEAGILEEMSVEERARNWEPSIEGLMNSQWDLVLYEWARRENKLHLLLNTTMREVEMKDESHILAIHAAQLGTEKGFILDAPLFVDASGDGVLGYRAGAAFRWGCEARSEYGEHLAPAEHNENLMGNTLFFRARDTGKPIEFKRPEWAATFDTEADLTHRGHGFIEGGYWWIEVGHPLHPIRDNEEIRDEALRQLLGVWDHIKNHCTESDIRERARSYALEFVGFWPYKRESRRVIGDSVLTEKDIRMPSVRPDDIAYGAWGVDIHVSGGIETRQTEPYPDPRSDANFAERGTIPYGIPLRACYSKNIHNLLTAGRPISASYVAFASSRVLPTGAIVGQGVGVAAALCKQYACEPSVIARDHAFELQQILLRQDASIPGVVNADKNDLARSAQATSSSNARLSFPESDAFHAAALPLGQLFPVSTNQLDSVELLLHSKAQTPTTVKLSLWKAQSVWDLRPTKVLTTSSATVQPQQRGYVSFPLNFHAEPGSLYFIQIGANPEIAWSLYTDKMGVPSLVPAGTTPADDPGGSMCRPLTRGKSFAMRVTPEQRPYTAQNVVTGTNRPDRWTNIFKSDPKQALPAWIELNWQKPARFNQIQLTFDTDLNRRTSLPMFRNPDCVKSYTIAVLQHGGWKTVVVEKDNYARRRVHTIEPTTADKIRVSIYETNGAMQARIYEVRVYNEERA, from the coding sequence ATGTCGATTAATCGCAGAGGATTTATGGGACGCATCGCCTTGGCGGCTGGCGCGTTAGGCCCATGGACGCCCAAGTCTCTCCTGGCGGATGAAACCTCTCATCCCACCCTCGAATCAGCATCCCCCGCAGCAAGGCAGCATCACGAGCACGATCCGGCTTCGAGCAGAAAAAAGGGATATATCCGGCCGAATACGATCCAGATCGTCCAGCAAAGCTATGATCTGATCGTTGTTGGAGGCGGCATCTCCGGCGTATGCGCCGCAATCAGCGCCGCGCGTAACGGGATGCATGTGGCCCTGGTGCATGAGCGATCCATGCTTGGCGGCAACTCCTCCAGCGAGGTCCGGCTGTACCCGGAAGAGACCTGTGGCTTCAGTACATGGGTCAAGGAGGCCGGCATCCTCGAAGAGATGTCCGTCGAAGAACGGGCCCGCAACTGGGAGCCGTCCATCGAAGGGCTCATGAACTCGCAATGGGACCTGGTGCTTTACGAATGGGCGAGGCGCGAAAACAAACTGCACCTCCTTCTAAATACCACCATGCGTGAAGTAGAGATGAAGGATGAGTCACACATTCTCGCCATCCATGCCGCGCAGCTTGGAACCGAGAAGGGTTTCATCCTCGACGCGCCTCTCTTTGTCGACGCGTCCGGCGACGGCGTTCTGGGATACAGGGCTGGCGCCGCATTCCGTTGGGGATGCGAAGCGCGATCAGAGTACGGCGAGCATCTGGCGCCTGCCGAGCACAACGAAAACCTGATGGGAAACACTCTCTTCTTTCGTGCCCGGGATACGGGCAAGCCCATCGAATTCAAACGCCCGGAGTGGGCAGCCACATTCGATACCGAAGCAGACCTCACGCATCGTGGGCATGGCTTCATCGAAGGAGGATACTGGTGGATCGAAGTAGGTCATCCTTTGCATCCCATTCGCGATAACGAAGAGATCCGCGATGAAGCTCTGCGCCAACTACTCGGCGTATGGGATCACATCAAAAACCACTGCACCGAATCGGACATTCGCGAACGAGCGAGAAGTTACGCACTGGAGTTCGTCGGTTTCTGGCCCTATAAACGTGAGTCTCGCAGGGTCATAGGAGATTCCGTCCTGACAGAGAAGGATATTCGTATGCCTTCGGTTCGCCCCGATGACATCGCCTACGGTGCCTGGGGCGTAGATATTCACGTCTCCGGCGGCATTGAGACGAGGCAAACCGAGCCCTACCCCGATCCTCGGAGCGACGCCAACTTCGCCGAGCGCGGAACCATTCCCTACGGCATTCCTCTACGCGCCTGCTACTCAAAAAACATTCACAATCTGCTCACCGCAGGCCGTCCCATCAGCGCAAGCTATGTTGCCTTTGCTTCCTCCCGCGTACTGCCGACCGGCGCAATCGTAGGCCAGGGAGTCGGTGTTGCAGCAGCCCTATGCAAGCAGTATGCGTGCGAACCAAGCGTCATCGCCCGGGACCACGCCTTCGAGCTGCAACAGATCCTGCTACGCCAAGACGCCTCTATCCCTGGGGTAGTCAATGCAGATAAAAATGATCTAGCCAGAAGCGCACAGGCCACCTCCAGCAGCAATGCGCGGCTCTCCTTTCCGGAGTCGGATGCTTTTCATGCTGCGGCGTTACCCCTCGGTCAACTCTTTCCGGTCTCGACTAATCAGCTAGACAGTGTTGAACTCCTGCTTCACTCAAAGGCGCAGACACCCACAACCGTAAAGCTCTCACTATGGAAGGCGCAATCGGTCTGGGATCTTCGACCAACTAAGGTGCTGACGACTTCTTCGGCAACCGTTCAGCCACAGCAGAGAGGATACGTCTCCTTCCCTCTGAATTTTCATGCCGAACCCGGCAGCCTCTACTTCATCCAGATAGGCGCGAATCCAGAGATAGCCTGGTCGCTCTATACCGACAAAATGGGCGTTCCATCCCTTGTTCCCGCAGGCACAACTCCCGCCGATGATCCTGGCGGCTCGATGTGTCGGCCCCTGACCCGGGGCAAGTCGTTTGCGATGCGCGTGACGCCAGAGCAACGCCCCTACACCGCCCAGAATGTAGTTACCGGGACCAACCGTCCGGATAGGTGGACCAATATCTTCAAGTCTGACCCAAAGCAGGCCTTACCTGCTTGGATCGAGCTCAACTGGCAAAAACCTGCTCGCTTTAATCAGATACAGCTCACCTTTGATACGGACCTGAACCGGCGCACGTCTCTGCCAATGTTTCGCAATCCAGACTGCGTGAAAAGCTATACCATTGCGGTTCTTCAGCACGGTGGATGGAAGACAGTGGTGGTGGAAAAAGATAACTACGCTCGCCGTCGCGTCCACACCATCGAACCCACAACCGCAGACAAGATTCGCGTTTCGATCTACGAAACAAACGGTGCCATGCAGGCTCGAATCTATGAAGTTCGCGTCTACAACGAGGAGAGAGCGTAA
- a CDS encoding TetR/AcrR family transcriptional regulator, which produces MTSTSPSRRVERKERLRGEILAAASKMFADRGYEAVTLRAIAKEIGYTHAVIYQHFPDKWHILAELSSETIGLLVQNFDAIAAKHLAPKERLFATSRGLIQFCTAHPQQFRNVFFGPENRNGVRAGEYINDIGAPLFGRFVQLFFDVARDEGLPSSDIVVAHTWWFTIFGLATLMVIQGAVPGLTDQTLVVEQTIATLWAGVQVVPRLPKSAISKRSGRPSASK; this is translated from the coding sequence GTGACATCCACATCACCAAGTCGTCGGGTAGAGCGTAAGGAAAGGCTGCGGGGCGAAATCCTTGCGGCCGCTAGCAAAATGTTCGCCGATCGCGGCTACGAAGCCGTGACGCTTCGTGCGATCGCTAAAGAGATCGGCTATACGCACGCCGTGATCTACCAGCATTTTCCTGACAAATGGCACATTCTTGCCGAGTTGAGCAGCGAGACGATCGGGCTGCTGGTTCAGAACTTCGACGCGATTGCAGCTAAACATCTTGCACCGAAAGAGCGTCTTTTTGCCACTTCACGCGGCTTGATTCAATTCTGCACTGCCCATCCACAGCAGTTCCGTAACGTCTTCTTCGGGCCTGAGAACCGCAACGGCGTCCGCGCTGGGGAATACATCAACGACATTGGCGCGCCGCTGTTCGGTCGTTTCGTGCAGCTCTTTTTCGATGTTGCCAGGGATGAAGGATTGCCAAGTAGTGACATAGTAGTAGCCCACACCTGGTGGTTCACTATCTTTGGCCTCGCCACACTCATGGTCATCCAAGGGGCTGTGCCTGGCTTGACTGACCAGACTCTCGTGGTCGAGCAAACGATCGCAACGCTTTGGGCGGGCGTTCAGGTTGTTCCGCGATTGCCGAAGAGCGCAATCTCTAAGCGATCCGGCCGGCCCAGTGCCTCAAAGTAA
- a CDS encoding DUF4386 domain-containing protein — MEEVNERIAQNKYARMAGLMYLLVIAVFVTGLFLRSSVEKSGNFIDSSHRIASSEHVYRIGVSVQLSTMLLALWLAISLYVALRPANRNLALGAFSFRLSEIVLGSMWIVLQFLSSSVHIAADHAGMFSVGQLSELSELISQAAANSLNVSAIFMGMGSTIFFYLFLRSGYIPRALSGLGIFASLLVIAACFGKLVFPEYTSILDVAFIPTGLSEVTTGLWLMVKGLNQESPALKA, encoded by the coding sequence ATGGAAGAAGTTAACGAACGCATCGCGCAGAACAAATATGCACGAATGGCGGGATTGATGTATCTGCTGGTAATTGCCGTCTTCGTCACAGGACTGTTTCTGAGGTCCAGCGTCGAAAAGAGCGGCAACTTTATAGATTCCTCGCACCGGATCGCCTCTTCCGAGCACGTATATCGGATCGGTGTTTCGGTCCAACTGAGTACGATGCTCCTGGCGCTTTGGCTGGCGATCAGCCTTTACGTAGCTCTTCGCCCCGCAAATCGGAATCTTGCACTGGGCGCGTTTTCATTCCGATTGAGTGAGATTGTTCTTGGCTCTATGTGGATCGTCCTGCAATTTCTCTCATCCTCCGTTCACATTGCTGCAGATCACGCAGGCATGTTCAGCGTGGGGCAGTTGAGTGAGCTTTCAGAGTTGATATCCCAGGCAGCAGCAAATTCCCTAAACGTTAGCGCCATCTTCATGGGGATGGGATCGACCATCTTCTTCTATCTCTTCCTTCGGTCCGGCTACATTCCGAGAGCACTGTCCGGGCTTGGTATCTTCGCTTCTCTGTTGGTGATTGCAGCGTGCTTCGGGAAGCTCGTTTTCCCGGAGTACACGAGCATCTTGGACGTTGCCTTTATCCCGACAGGACTTTCGGAAGTGACAACCGGTTTGTGGCTGATGGTTAAGGGGTTGAACCAGGAGTCCCCAGCACTCAAAGCGTGA
- a CDS encoding NAD(P)-dependent oxidoreductase translates to MKVLVIGAAGKSGEALVNEALAAGHMVTAFVRGAAQYKKVNVRVVAGDVLDAAAVDVAVAGQDAVIDALGGKTPWKVTTMETRAAHNIVEAMRRSGVRRLLKISVVGAGESVKNAGFFNKHLLMRTFLRGLLVDKAGMEAEIEGSNLDWTLVRPPMLTDGDKTGIARVLSTEGGEKAHKITRADLAAFMVKELESGRYVRQAVTVTTT, encoded by the coding sequence ATGAAAGTTCTAGTGATTGGAGCAGCGGGCAAGAGCGGAGAGGCGCTGGTAAATGAGGCGTTGGCGGCCGGACATATGGTGACGGCTTTCGTGCGCGGTGCCGCGCAGTACAAGAAGGTGAACGTCAGAGTTGTTGCGGGCGACGTGCTGGACGCGGCCGCGGTCGACGTTGCGGTCGCCGGACAGGATGCGGTCATCGACGCGCTGGGCGGCAAGACGCCATGGAAAGTGACGACGATGGAAACGCGCGCGGCACACAATATTGTGGAGGCGATGCGGCGCAGTGGCGTACGGCGGTTGCTGAAGATTTCGGTGGTGGGTGCGGGCGAGAGCGTTAAGAACGCCGGCTTCTTCAACAAGCACCTGCTCATGCGGACGTTTCTGCGGGGTCTGCTGGTAGACAAGGCGGGCATGGAGGCCGAGATCGAAGGCAGCAATCTGGACTGGACGCTCGTGCGACCGCCTATGTTGACTGACGGCGACAAGACCGGCATTGCCAGGGTGCTGAGCACGGAGGGCGGCGAGAAAGCGCACAAGATTACGCGTGCCGATCTTGCGGCCTTCATGGTGAAGGAACTCGAAAGCGGTCGGTATGTGCGTCAGGCCGTGACCGTGACGACCACCTAG
- a CDS encoding NmrA family NAD(P)-binding protein, whose amino-acid sequence MYLVMGITGNVGGATARYLLKQGKQVRALVRNREKAAKWADQGVELVKGDWNDATAIAAALKGVEGVLVMLPTVWAPSPDYREAKGVIANYVEALTKVVPSRVVALSSMGANRTSGIGMITALSLLEQGFRSLPSPVAFVRAGGFFENFLFGLEAAQGGTLPVFYNPTNRKSTMVASDDIGAEVATLLTGPAWSGHRVIELGSMVSADEVAAQLGEVLTLDVKAFAVPRAGWAEAFEQFGIPKGHTGPAEQMYESVNAGWMDLGVAGTEHVAGTTSARDVFAAAQNAVKA is encoded by the coding sequence ATGTATTTAGTCATGGGCATTACTGGAAATGTTGGGGGCGCCACCGCGCGGTATCTGTTGAAGCAAGGCAAACAGGTGCGAGCACTTGTGCGCAATCGCGAGAAAGCAGCGAAGTGGGCAGACCAAGGCGTGGAGTTGGTCAAGGGAGACTGGAACGATGCGACAGCCATAGCGGCGGCGCTCAAAGGTGTTGAGGGCGTGCTTGTTATGTTGCCGACTGTATGGGCACCCTCGCCTGATTACAGAGAAGCAAAGGGCGTGATTGCTAACTATGTCGAGGCTCTGACCAAGGTAGTGCCCTCGCGGGTGGTGGCACTCTCGTCGATGGGCGCGAATAGAACAAGTGGGATAGGGATGATCACGGCTTTATCACTTTTGGAACAAGGTTTTCGCAGCCTGCCATCTCCGGTCGCATTTGTGCGCGCAGGCGGCTTCTTCGAAAATTTTCTTTTTGGCTTAGAGGCCGCCCAGGGCGGAACACTACCGGTCTTCTACAATCCTACAAACCGGAAATCAACAATGGTCGCGTCAGACGACATCGGCGCAGAGGTGGCGACCCTTCTGACCGGGCCGGCGTGGTCAGGGCATCGCGTCATCGAGCTGGGTTCGATGGTAAGCGCGGATGAAGTCGCCGCACAATTAGGTGAAGTCCTGACACTCGACGTAAAAGCCTTTGCAGTCCCGCGTGCAGGGTGGGCGGAAGCGTTCGAGCAGTTCGGCATCCCGAAGGGCCACACGGGGCCTGCCGAACAAATGTATGAGAGCGTTAACGCCGGATGGATGGACCTCGGAGTCGCGGGGACGGAGCACGTAGCGGGTACGACGTCCGCACGCGATGTGTTTGCGGCTGCACAGAACGCCGTCAAGGCGTAA
- a CDS encoding cupin domain-containing protein translates to MSNFPTPLEEILHHNVIKNNKTGGPALDVGQMKLLWRALGENTGYTFSIFESTFAPGMGIPLHKHPFAEFFYVLEGTLAIGYWNNQGVTEWDLCEAGESLLVQPNAPHTFFNKSEHPCRVLSVSTYHHERMMKDAVHPEGRTDFLPAELTQADLQKLTKSMEKTQTFLVADHA, encoded by the coding sequence ATGTCAAACTTCCCCACGCCGCTTGAAGAAATCCTTCATCACAACGTTATTAAGAACAACAAAACAGGCGGCCCGGCGCTTGATGTCGGGCAAATGAAGTTGCTCTGGAGGGCTTTGGGAGAAAACACGGGCTACACGTTCTCTATCTTCGAGAGCACGTTCGCGCCGGGCATGGGTATTCCACTTCATAAGCACCCATTTGCGGAGTTTTTCTATGTACTGGAAGGCACTCTGGCAATTGGGTATTGGAACAACCAGGGTGTCACTGAGTGGGACTTGTGTGAAGCCGGGGAAAGTCTGCTGGTGCAGCCCAATGCGCCTCATACCTTCTTCAATAAGAGTGAACATCCGTGCCGCGTGCTGAGTGTGTCAACGTATCACCACGAGCGGATGATGAAAGATGCGGTGCATCCGGAGGGCAGGACAGATTTCCTGCCGGCTGAGCTCACTCAGGCCGATCTTCAGAAGTTGACGAAGTCCATGGAAAAGACCCAGACATTCCTTGTCGCAGACCATGCTTAG
- a CDS encoding class I SAM-dependent methyltransferase has product MSSPVTSTKPGSALSLYERMGERTTQPFALHVLDMLGPIKGSFVIAVAAGTGGLAVVAATDRDAQVLATDLNPAMIERTQERLRPFSLCQAEIMDFQSLTVADATADIAMSSFSVLAYQHAARGREISSHRIEGWASSGA; this is encoded by the coding sequence GTGAGTTCACCCGTCACCTCGACCAAACCTGGCAGTGCCCTAAGTCTATACGAACGTATGGGTGAGCGGACGACGCAACCCTTCGCCTTGCACGTCCTTGATATGCTGGGCCCGATTAAAGGATCATTCGTAATAGCCGTGGCCGCAGGCACCGGAGGACTGGCAGTCGTCGCCGCCACCGATCGGGATGCACAGGTTCTAGCAACCGATCTCAACCCGGCGATGATCGAGCGTACGCAGGAGCGGTTGCGCCCGTTCAGTCTCTGTCAAGCCGAAATCATGGACTTCCAATCTCTCACTGTCGCTGATGCGACCGCGGATATTGCGATGTCAAGCTTTAGCGTGCTCGCTTATCAACATGCAGCAAGAGGCCGCGAGATTTCTTCACACCGAATTGAAGGATGGGCCAGTTCCGGCGCGTGA
- a CDS encoding RNA polymerase sigma factor: MPEFDGDAQPAGKDGVKDDMATLAINPRLLENLQAVESHSVAGDFGQMDDAAIMLALRDGNMAGFDFLIQKYRKPIIHFMYRMVHNQAIAEELAQEVFLRVYRSRETYRAEARFSTWLYRIATNLGVNHARDTRHERTASMVYLDETDGETGMTPDVADATPGAETNLLRQERLNAIRQHVLALPERQRMAVLMHKYEGMDYKQIGDVLKLSESATKSLLFRAYQTLRDKLKPFI; this comes from the coding sequence TTGCCGGAATTTGATGGAGACGCGCAACCCGCGGGCAAAGACGGGGTTAAGGATGATATGGCTACGCTGGCAATCAATCCGAGACTTCTTGAAAATCTCCAGGCTGTCGAATCCCATTCGGTAGCAGGCGACTTCGGCCAGATGGATGATGCCGCCATCATGCTGGCACTTCGCGACGGCAACATGGCCGGCTTCGACTTTCTTATCCAGAAGTACCGCAAGCCGATCATTCATTTCATGTACCGTATGGTGCATAACCAGGCCATCGCTGAAGAGCTCGCCCAGGAGGTCTTTCTCCGGGTCTACCGATCGCGCGAGACCTATCGCGCCGAGGCACGGTTCAGCACCTGGCTCTACCGAATCGCTACCAATCTCGGCGTCAACCATGCCCGCGACACACGGCACGAGCGGACGGCCTCGATGGTGTATCTGGATGAGACGGACGGCGAAACCGGTATGACGCCGGATGTAGCCGATGCTACTCCAGGAGCCGAGACGAACCTGCTGCGTCAGGAACGACTCAACGCCATCCGGCAACATGTTCTGGCACTACCGGAACGGCAGCGTATGGCCGTTCTTATGCACAAATACGAAGGCATGGACTACAAGCAAATCGGCGACGTGCTCAAGCTGAGCGAGTCCGCCACAAAATCTCTACTCTTCCGTGCGTACCAAACGTTGCGGGACAAACTGAAGCCGTTTATTTAG
- a CDS encoding zf-HC2 domain-containing protein yields MICHDCQSALPELLLDPAAPSNAAAREHLKSCSACNQEFQSLEATFALLDSWKAPEPSPYFDQKLAVRLREEQELPAAGWFERMRSQLLFNTGRQFRPALAGALAVAFLIAGGTFADLSGFPHPAKTQVSATVNDLQILDKNDQALQTMNLLLQDDNSGNDTSATPPSSL; encoded by the coding sequence ATGATCTGCCACGATTGCCAATCCGCTCTTCCGGAACTTCTGCTCGATCCGGCTGCCCCCAGCAATGCTGCGGCCCGTGAGCATCTGAAGTCCTGCTCTGCCTGTAACCAGGAGTTTCAATCCCTGGAGGCCACCTTTGCCCTGCTCGATAGCTGGAAAGCACCGGAGCCTTCTCCTTACTTCGACCAGAAGCTCGCCGTTCGCCTGCGCGAAGAGCAGGAGTTGCCCGCTGCCGGATGGTTCGAGCGGATGCGAAGCCAACTTCTCTTCAACACTGGCCGCCAGTTCCGTCCTGCTCTTGCAGGAGCCCTTGCCGTGGCCTTTTTGATCGCTGGCGGAACCTTCGCCGATCTCTCCGGTTTCCCGCATCCGGCCAAGACGCAGGTCTCTGCCACAGTGAATGACCTGCAAATCCTCGACAAGAACGACCAGGCTTTACAGACGATGAATCTGCTGTTGCAAGATGACAACTCCGGTAATGACACCTCCGCGACTCCACCAAGCAGCTTGTAA